One Vibrio penaeicida DNA segment encodes these proteins:
- a CDS encoding LacI family DNA-binding transcriptional regulator has translation MDDSENSKKVESKVRKVTVVHVAERAGVSLSAVSRAFNPEASISSKLRNKVMAAAEELNYKPNRLARGIKSRSSLIGILVTDFNNPFYLPVLSQFTEEIQKRNCHSLLIKVTDEMDIKEAVELVMEYNVDGLIITSASLPEALSDACKAQNTPVVIFGRNSDENSVTVVSCDNLEAGGMAADMILDAGYNRPAFVTGPIGTSATVERQRGFLSKLILRGCDKWQIVEGGEFSYDAGYDATVRIFNSSEKPDALFYADDIMACGGMDAIRYEFGLRVPEDVGIVGVDDIRLAKSRAYNLATIRQPYEEMIQKTIGTLFDHIADSELPPQSITLPCEPVIRGSIKK, from the coding sequence ATGGACGATAGTGAGAACAGCAAAAAGGTTGAGTCAAAAGTACGTAAAGTTACGGTTGTACATGTAGCCGAACGTGCTGGGGTTTCTTTGTCTGCCGTTTCAAGAGCCTTCAACCCCGAAGCCAGTATCTCTTCAAAGCTGAGAAATAAAGTCATGGCAGCAGCGGAAGAGCTGAATTACAAGCCAAATCGACTTGCAAGAGGCATTAAATCTCGCTCCAGCTTGATTGGCATTCTCGTTACCGATTTCAACAACCCATTCTATTTACCTGTCCTTTCCCAATTCACAGAAGAAATTCAAAAAAGAAACTGCCATAGCCTGTTGATCAAAGTGACCGATGAAATGGATATCAAAGAAGCGGTTGAATTGGTTATGGAATATAACGTAGATGGCTTGATTATCACTTCCGCTTCATTACCTGAAGCGTTGTCTGATGCTTGTAAGGCGCAAAATACGCCTGTCGTTATTTTTGGGAGAAATTCAGATGAGAACAGCGTTACTGTCGTGAGTTGCGACAACTTAGAAGCAGGGGGGATGGCTGCAGACATGATTTTGGATGCTGGATACAATCGACCCGCTTTTGTTACAGGACCTATAGGCACGTCGGCAACGGTTGAGCGTCAGCGAGGATTTCTAAGTAAGCTAATATTGCGAGGTTGCGATAAATGGCAAATCGTGGAAGGTGGGGAATTCAGTTACGACGCTGGTTATGACGCGACTGTTCGTATATTTAATTCCAGTGAAAAACCCGATGCCTTGTTCTACGCTGACGACATAATGGCGTGTGGCGGTATGGATGCTATTCGATACGAATTTGGATTAAGAGTGCCAGAAGATGTCGGTATAGTTGGCGTGGATGACATAAGGCTCGCGAAAAGTCGTGCCTACAATTTGGCGACGATTAGGCAGCCATACGAAGAAATGATACAAAAGACGATAGGCACATTGTTTGATCACATCGCAGACTCTGAGTTACCACCGCAATCTATTACACTACCTTGTGAACCCGTTATTCGTGGTTCGATAAAGAAATAA
- a CDS encoding c-type cytochrome: MPFLITYLSCMWVRCVLVSLLGATFLLSFNGYALELDNRTYKTAIEQECHGCHFDNRMKPVGTLPNGSRKWTDQKCVACHTEIDEIAYNYRNKISDPRYVALPVKDKRLESMEKYPLSYLHAPIWPMFEKQTVRVNRKTLVKFLNAPHGTCDGNSCNAPKMMAYTNISEDEVIAINEHLGAIPNESDLEVKGSIKKGEALFKQSCSMCHGNSQLSGYNANAMSLFSADWIHQYANGKAVEGRSMPKLPISRRDAHDLYAYFQHSRSENEEALAKAVSQVSADFEQLPTGSIPPKALNYIWNRLWRDTGCVHCHGIEGRAKEVFNMAGKEHIEQWLSENDPSILYQRLAIREKEKEFGMGATPAGMPATGRPLPKPLIKLLGIWIKSGCPNEKNENICKEKWNHHAQ, translated from the coding sequence ATGCCTTTTCTTATTACCTACTTAAGTTGTATGTGGGTTCGTTGCGTTCTAGTTTCCTTGCTAGGCGCAACGTTTTTACTGTCTTTCAATGGATACGCTCTTGAGTTGGATAATCGCACTTACAAAACGGCGATTGAGCAAGAATGCCATGGCTGCCATTTTGATAACCGAATGAAACCCGTCGGAACGTTGCCAAATGGTTCTCGAAAATGGACAGATCAAAAGTGCGTGGCGTGCCATACAGAAATTGACGAAATAGCGTACAACTACAGAAATAAGATCTCAGATCCACGATACGTCGCACTTCCAGTGAAGGACAAACGTCTTGAATCTATGGAGAAATACCCCCTTTCTTATTTACATGCACCCATATGGCCGATGTTTGAAAAACAAACGGTCAGAGTTAACCGAAAAACGTTAGTCAAATTCCTCAACGCCCCACATGGTACCTGTGACGGCAATAGCTGCAATGCCCCTAAAATGATGGCTTACACCAATATTTCTGAAGATGAAGTGATAGCGATCAATGAGCATTTGGGCGCTATACCCAATGAATCGGATTTGGAGGTGAAAGGCTCGATAAAGAAGGGAGAGGCGTTGTTTAAACAGAGTTGTTCTATGTGTCATGGCAATAGCCAGTTATCAGGCTATAACGCGAATGCGATGAGTTTGTTTTCTGCAGATTGGATCCACCAATATGCCAATGGTAAGGCGGTGGAAGGGAGAAGCATGCCCAAACTGCCAATCTCTCGTCGCGATGCTCATGACCTTTATGCTTATTTTCAACACTCACGTTCTGAAAATGAAGAAGCCTTAGCCAAGGCTGTTTCGCAAGTATCGGCTGATTTCGAACAACTTCCCACAGGGAGCATTCCGCCTAAAGCGCTGAACTATATATGGAACCGTTTATGGCGAGATACGGGCTGTGTGCATTGTCATGGTATTGAGGGAAGGGCGAAAGAGGTGTTTAACATGGCTGGCAAGGAGCATATAGAGCAGTGGCTAAGTGAAAACGACCCGAGCATTTTGTACCAACGGTTGGCTATACGGGAAAAAGAGAAAGAGTTTGGTATGGGAGCGACTCCAGCAGGGATGCCTGCAACGGGGCGCCCACTACCTAAACCACTCATTAAATTACTGGGTATCTGGATAAAGTCTGGTTGCCCAAATGAAAAGAACGAAAATATTTGCAAGGAAAAATGGAATCACCATGCGCAATAA
- a CDS encoding VOC family protein, translated as MLKAINHIQITIPSGAQEEAKAFYCNVLGLRQVTKPNTLEGNGSFWLRLGDIAIHFAIENENFRAYTSAHIAYEVSDLDMWRKTLETHDFIINKSVQIPSMKRFDFRDPFGNLIELLERVD; from the coding sequence ATGTTAAAAGCCATCAATCATATCCAAATTACAATTCCGAGTGGTGCTCAAGAAGAGGCAAAAGCTTTCTATTGTAACGTGCTCGGACTCAGGCAAGTGACAAAACCAAATACGCTAGAAGGTAATGGCAGCTTTTGGTTACGCCTTGGCGACATTGCCATTCATTTTGCGATTGAAAATGAAAACTTTCGCGCATATACGTCTGCTCATATTGCCTACGAAGTCAGTGATCTTGATATGTGGAGAAAGACATTAGAAACCCATGATTTCATCATCAACAAAAGCGTTCAAATACCTAGCATGAAGCGTTTTGATTTCCGCGATCCTTTTGGCAATCTAATTGAGTTGTTAGAGAGAGTCGATTAA
- a CDS encoding CoA-acylating methylmalonate-semialdehyde dehydrogenase, whose amino-acid sequence METINNFINGQRVESQTDRFGKVYNPATGQQTKQVVLSLASEVEEAIEAAANAFPTWSKTPSLRRARVMFKFKTLLEENSHTLAELISNEHGKVFSDAMGELTRGLEVVEFACGIPHLQKGESSANVGSGVDSHSIMQPLGVCAGITPFNFPAMVPMWMFPIAIATGNTFVLKPSEKDPSLALMLAELLKQAGLPDGVFNVVNGDKEAVDVLLTHSSVQAVSFVGSTPIAEYIYSTASAHGKRCQALGGAKNHCILMPDADMDMATGAILGAGFGAAGERCMALSVVVAVGDETANALIEGLTNKIAAMRVGPGLVDGKENDMGPVISAEHRQKIIGYIDSGEAQGAELTIDGRGCSVEGHENGFFVGPTLFDHVTPDMTIYQEEIFGPVLSVVRVPDYQTALELINTHEYGNGTAIFTRDGETARQFSEDVLAGMVGVNVPIPVPMAFHSFGGWKRSIFGPLNVHGNDGVRFYTRMKTVTTRWPTSVRLEKHKSDFIMPTMD is encoded by the coding sequence ATGGAAACCATTAACAATTTTATTAACGGGCAGCGCGTAGAAAGCCAAACCGATAGATTTGGGAAAGTGTATAACCCTGCGACAGGGCAGCAGACCAAACAGGTAGTACTTAGCCTAGCATCGGAAGTCGAAGAAGCTATTGAAGCTGCCGCTAACGCCTTTCCAACGTGGTCCAAAACCCCGTCACTTCGTCGAGCTCGTGTCATGTTTAAATTCAAAACATTACTTGAAGAAAACAGTCACACACTCGCAGAATTGATATCCAATGAACACGGAAAAGTATTTTCCGATGCCATGGGAGAGTTAACGCGTGGTCTGGAAGTGGTCGAGTTTGCCTGCGGTATCCCACATCTTCAAAAAGGTGAAAGCTCGGCAAACGTCGGCAGTGGTGTAGACAGCCACTCTATCATGCAGCCATTAGGCGTTTGTGCAGGTATAACACCTTTTAACTTTCCAGCGATGGTCCCAATGTGGATGTTTCCTATAGCCATCGCGACCGGTAACACATTTGTTCTAAAACCTTCAGAAAAAGATCCTTCACTTGCATTAATGCTGGCTGAGTTACTGAAACAGGCAGGGCTACCAGATGGCGTATTCAACGTGGTTAATGGAGACAAAGAAGCCGTCGATGTGTTGCTTACTCACTCGTCTGTACAAGCCGTTAGCTTTGTTGGTTCTACTCCTATTGCTGAATACATTTACTCGACAGCTTCAGCTCATGGAAAGCGTTGTCAGGCACTTGGCGGAGCAAAAAACCACTGTATTCTGATGCCAGATGCTGACATGGATATGGCAACAGGTGCCATTCTCGGTGCTGGGTTTGGCGCAGCGGGTGAACGTTGCATGGCGCTTTCAGTGGTTGTCGCAGTTGGTGATGAGACTGCAAACGCGCTAATTGAAGGGCTAACGAACAAAATAGCGGCTATGCGTGTGGGACCTGGGCTGGTAGATGGTAAAGAAAACGACATGGGACCAGTCATATCCGCAGAACATCGACAAAAAATCATTGGGTACATCGATTCGGGTGAAGCCCAAGGAGCCGAGCTCACGATAGATGGCAGAGGCTGCAGTGTCGAAGGACATGAAAATGGATTTTTTGTCGGTCCTACACTTTTCGACCATGTTACGCCAGACATGACCATTTATCAGGAAGAAATTTTTGGTCCGGTTTTGTCGGTTGTTCGCGTGCCCGATTATCAAACCGCACTTGAACTCATTAATACCCATGAATACGGTAATGGTACCGCCATTTTCACTCGTGACGGTGAAACCGCAAGACAATTCAGTGAGGATGTCTTGGCAGGTATGGTAGGCGTTAATGTACCGATTCCTGTTCCAATGGCATTCCACAGTTTTGGTGGATGGAAACGCTCAATATTTGGACCTTTGAACGTACACGGCAATGATGGCGTGCGTTTTTATACCAGAATGAAAACAGTTACCACACGCTGGCCAACAAGTGTTCGACTTGAGAAGCACAAAAGTGATTTCATTATGCCGACAATGGATTAA
- a CDS encoding bifunctional 5-dehydro-2-deoxygluconokinase/5-dehydro-2-deoxyphosphogluconate aldolase — protein MKEVDKKLDVICMGRVAVDLYGDQIGSRLEDMTTFAKYLGGSSGNVAYGTAIQGLKSGMLARVGDEHMGRFVREELIRAGVDVSHLITDKDRLTALVLLGIKDEDTFPLIFYRDNCADMAITPDDVSESYIASSRCLAITGTHLSNPNSREAVLTALSYARKHGVKTALDIDYRPVLWGLTSLGDGETRFIESDSVTQSLQDVLHYFDLIVGTEEEFHIAGGSTDTVEALKRIRNYSKAELVCKRGPMGCSVFTTDIPDTLDEGITVKGVRVDVLNVLGAGDAFMSGLLRGYLNGESWEQSCNYANACGALVVSRHGCAPAMPTKAELDYYITHAENIPRPDVSRELNHLHRVTKRAREWQDICVLAFDHRAQFADMAREANRELDTIPYIKSLIWQAYRQATEEAGLQGKSGILCDSTFGQHVLNQATGIKENNDSMVWIGRPIELPSSRPLMLEHGNIGSQLVNWPQEHIVKCLVFYHPNDEQSLKLQQQRDLQEIYQACCQSGHELLLEIILPKDSAPCSPEEESQLYTSALSQLYDLGIKPDWWKLPSIDQQGWKDIDELIEQQDPYCRGIVLLGLDAPLDQLEKGFRDAAQSKNVQGFAVGRSIFGEPTKQWLKCEIDDETFISKVKSNYHQLISVWQQRNS, from the coding sequence ATGAAAGAAGTAGATAAAAAGCTCGATGTTATCTGCATGGGCAGAGTGGCTGTCGATTTATATGGCGATCAAATAGGATCTCGCTTAGAGGACATGACCACATTTGCGAAGTATTTAGGCGGTTCTTCCGGAAATGTCGCCTATGGTACTGCCATTCAAGGGCTAAAATCTGGCATGTTGGCACGAGTGGGTGACGAGCATATGGGTCGATTTGTTAGAGAGGAATTGATTCGTGCTGGGGTGGATGTTTCGCATTTAATCACCGACAAAGACAGACTCACAGCGCTTGTTTTACTCGGCATAAAAGACGAAGACACCTTTCCACTTATCTTTTACCGTGATAACTGTGCTGACATGGCGATTACGCCAGATGATGTCTCCGAGAGTTACATTGCATCGTCGCGTTGTTTAGCCATTACTGGTACGCACCTTTCAAACCCCAACTCACGTGAAGCCGTGCTTACTGCATTATCTTATGCTCGAAAACACGGTGTAAAAACCGCATTGGATATCGACTATCGTCCTGTTCTATGGGGGCTCACCTCTTTAGGTGATGGTGAAACTCGATTCATCGAATCAGATAGCGTGACCCAGTCACTTCAGGATGTATTACACTACTTTGATTTGATTGTTGGGACTGAAGAAGAATTTCACATCGCAGGGGGATCCACTGATACCGTAGAGGCATTAAAAAGGATTCGAAACTACTCTAAAGCAGAGTTGGTCTGCAAGCGTGGTCCTATGGGTTGCAGTGTCTTTACCACAGACATTCCAGATACCTTAGATGAAGGTATTACCGTTAAAGGGGTAAGAGTGGATGTCCTCAACGTGCTTGGCGCTGGTGACGCTTTTATGTCGGGGCTGTTGCGTGGTTATCTAAACGGAGAATCTTGGGAGCAAAGCTGCAATTACGCTAACGCATGTGGCGCTCTGGTAGTATCTCGACACGGTTGTGCTCCGGCTATGCCAACAAAAGCCGAGCTCGACTATTACATTACGCACGCCGAAAATATTCCTCGCCCAGATGTGAGTCGCGAGCTAAATCACCTCCACCGCGTCACTAAGCGAGCAAGAGAATGGCAAGATATCTGCGTCCTCGCGTTTGACCATAGGGCTCAGTTCGCAGATATGGCGCGAGAAGCTAACCGTGAACTTGATACTATCCCTTACATTAAGTCGTTGATTTGGCAGGCTTACCGTCAAGCTACCGAAGAAGCAGGGCTACAAGGTAAATCGGGTATTCTCTGTGACAGCACTTTTGGTCAGCATGTTTTGAATCAAGCAACAGGGATCAAAGAGAATAATGACTCGATGGTTTGGATTGGCCGCCCTATAGAGCTGCCTTCCTCCCGCCCTCTCATGCTTGAGCATGGCAATATTGGTAGCCAGCTTGTGAACTGGCCACAAGAGCATATTGTTAAATGTTTAGTTTTCTATCATCCAAACGACGAGCAGTCTCTCAAACTTCAACAACAGCGAGATCTACAAGAGATCTACCAAGCTTGCTGTCAAAGTGGGCATGAATTGCTGTTGGAAATCATTTTACCTAAAGACTCAGCACCATGCTCTCCCGAGGAAGAAAGTCAGCTATATACTTCAGCGCTTTCACAGCTTTATGACTTAGGAATAAAGCCCGACTGGTGGAAGTTGCCATCGATAGATCAACAAGGCTGGAAAGACATCGATGAACTTATTGAGCAGCAAGATCCCTATTGCCGTGGCATTGTTTTACTTGGGCTAGATGCACCATTGGATCAACTTGAAAAGGGATTCCGAGATGCTGCTCAAAGTAAAAATGTACAAGGATTTGCTGTAGGTCGTTCCATCTTTGGAGAGCCCACGAAACAGTGGCTAAAGTGTGAAATAGACGATGAAACGTTTATTTCAAAAGTAAAAAGTAACTACCACCAGCTTATATCAGTTTGGCAGCAGCGAAATTCCTAA
- a CDS encoding methyl-accepting chemotaxis protein, protein MRTLSVHLKITLLAGLCLLFTSVSLIGFSIYNATGNQKIVIDHSSQSVIDKSQQILAGMAKLNAAEVQTYLDEATYRAEMLGESALFLQRNALENFTPSEELRTALNEMVNNTVVRFPTVRGAYLVFNEDALDGEDSNYHGADYVGSNEKGRFASYWSISPEDETLVFGEPLEESTLMDSSQAERFLCPINSGQACVTSPRIINSQNGDVLQTSLTVPLVSEEEVVGFLGVELSLNALIDTVMQSDQALFAGKGHITILSLDGTLIATDDSSAKLGEKYQSDRVSASMLEGFLFSSEVQTQWSADKQWLTVFSPVSVANQTWGVMLEVPRESVLADATRLDSVITELVNGSISNELMVGVVLVLFGLVLIAGLATRLVKPIKEVVTRLDDIASGEGDLTQRLDVQTQDEIGQLAAGFNKFLDKLQVIIKEVVATTHDISSTSEQSGQAASVTRQSSDAQFKEVDLVATASEEMTQTAGLVVQNAEIAVQAANEANMSVSQGKEVIGDSSDEMTKLVDKMTSAVPVVEDLAKNNAAITEILSVIEGISEQTNLLALNAAIEAARAGEQGRGFAVVADEVRNLASRTQDSVGEIREVIEKVQVGTKNVVSAIQEGNELAAHTHDQVDKAVKELNTIDESIVAIVDMNSQIVKAAEEQQSVSGEVNLNVSNIRELSAQILEQAESSERISKEISAISSRQKDLVNQFKV, encoded by the coding sequence ATGCGAACGCTATCTGTTCATTTGAAAATTACACTGCTGGCTGGTCTCTGCCTGCTCTTTACATCGGTGAGCTTGATAGGTTTTTCAATCTACAATGCAACGGGTAACCAGAAGATTGTCATTGACCATAGTTCCCAATCCGTTATCGATAAATCTCAGCAAATCTTAGCTGGCATGGCCAAACTGAATGCTGCAGAAGTTCAAACTTATCTTGATGAAGCAACCTACCGCGCTGAAATGCTGGGTGAGAGTGCGTTATTTCTGCAGCGCAATGCATTAGAAAACTTTACTCCAAGTGAAGAACTGCGAACCGCGCTCAATGAAATGGTGAATAACACGGTAGTACGTTTTCCAACCGTGCGTGGGGCTTACCTTGTTTTTAACGAAGATGCGCTTGATGGGGAAGACAGTAACTATCATGGTGCAGACTATGTAGGCTCCAACGAAAAGGGGCGATTTGCCAGCTATTGGTCGATTTCTCCTGAAGATGAAACGCTTGTTTTTGGTGAGCCGCTAGAAGAAAGTACATTAATGGATTCGTCTCAGGCAGAGCGCTTTCTATGTCCTATAAATTCCGGTCAAGCTTGCGTTACCTCACCGCGCATTATCAACAGCCAGAATGGTGATGTGTTGCAAACGTCACTGACCGTCCCACTTGTATCTGAAGAAGAAGTGGTTGGTTTCCTTGGCGTTGAGTTATCTCTTAATGCTCTGATTGATACGGTGATGCAGTCGGATCAAGCCTTATTTGCAGGTAAAGGGCACATTACAATTTTGAGTTTAGACGGCACTTTGATCGCAACAGACGATTCCAGCGCCAAACTGGGTGAAAAATATCAGAGCGATAGGGTCAGCGCTTCTATGCTGGAGGGTTTCCTATTTTCGAGCGAAGTCCAAACCCAATGGAGTGCGGATAAACAATGGCTCACGGTGTTTTCACCTGTCTCTGTGGCAAACCAAACGTGGGGTGTCATGTTAGAAGTGCCCCGCGAGAGCGTATTGGCCGACGCGACTCGACTTGATTCGGTTATAACGGAATTGGTTAATGGCTCCATTTCAAACGAATTGATGGTCGGTGTTGTGCTGGTTCTATTTGGCTTGGTGTTGATCGCCGGTCTTGCTACTCGCTTAGTGAAGCCTATTAAGGAAGTGGTTACTAGATTGGACGATATTGCATCTGGGGAAGGGGATTTAACTCAGAGACTGGATGTACAAACCCAAGACGAAATTGGTCAATTAGCGGCGGGCTTCAACAAATTCTTAGATAAGTTACAAGTGATCATCAAAGAGGTGGTTGCGACGACGCACGATATTTCTTCGACGTCAGAACAATCGGGGCAAGCGGCATCGGTGACTCGCCAAAGCAGCGATGCGCAGTTTAAAGAAGTTGACTTAGTTGCCACAGCATCCGAAGAAATGACGCAAACGGCGGGCTTGGTCGTTCAAAATGCCGAAATTGCGGTTCAAGCGGCAAACGAAGCCAATATGTCTGTCTCTCAAGGTAAAGAGGTGATTGGCGACTCTTCGGATGAAATGACGAAGTTGGTTGATAAAATGACCAGCGCAGTGCCAGTGGTTGAAGACTTAGCGAAGAATAATGCGGCCATTACCGAAATCCTTTCGGTGATTGAAGGCATTTCTGAGCAGACTAACTTGTTAGCGCTAAACGCGGCGATAGAAGCTGCGCGCGCAGGAGAGCAAGGGCGAGGCTTTGCGGTGGTCGCCGATGAAGTACGAAACTTGGCAAGCCGAACACAAGATTCAGTAGGCGAAATCCGAGAAGTGATTGAAAAAGTACAAGTTGGGACCAAAAATGTCGTGAGCGCAATTCAAGAAGGAAATGAACTGGCTGCGCACACACATGATCAGGTTGATAAAGCGGTAAAAGAGCTTAATACAATCGATGAATCCATTGTGGCTATCGTGGACATGAACTCTCAGATTGTAAAAGCGGCGGAAGAGCAACAGTCGGTGTCTGGAGAGGTGAATCTTAACGTGTCTAATATCCGTGAGTTAAGTGCACAGATTTTGGAACAGGCGGAATCATCAGAAAGAATCAGTAAAGAAATTTCCGCAATATCCTCACGACAAAAAGACTTGGTCAACCAGTTTAAAGTGTAG
- a CDS encoding cupin domain-containing protein → MYQLSFSIEEFLTHYWQKKPTIIKGGFSNFSDPLSPDELAGLTMEEEIDSRFVSNLDDNWVAEHGPFPEEKFAELAETNWSFIVQAANHWHPEAAELVKAFDAMPNWLFDDLMISYSVQGGGVGPHIDQYDVFIVQGLGKRHWRVGALDEGQYKETCRHSVLRQIEGFEPIIDDVLEPGDILYIPPGFPHDGYALQPSMSYSVGYRSPKQQELLSNFADYVLAHDMGDHHLHNPAQETQETKGVIQDKDLSQLKAMLKNSLNDEATLDKFIGCLVSQSRHQLDIVSAEEKWTPEELQGYLQEGGAIERVSGLRAYYHENNPLTAYVNGDVVTVEESQQELIHTLCDQSVIIWDDIDNSGDAGTALDILSDFVNRGYWFTHE, encoded by the coding sequence ATGTACCAGCTCTCCTTTTCAATAGAAGAATTTCTTACTCATTACTGGCAGAAAAAGCCGACCATTATCAAAGGTGGTTTCTCTAACTTTTCGGACCCTCTTTCTCCGGATGAATTAGCCGGTTTAACCATGGAAGAGGAAATTGATTCGCGCTTTGTCTCCAATTTAGATGACAACTGGGTAGCCGAACACGGTCCTTTTCCTGAAGAAAAATTCGCGGAGCTGGCCGAAACCAACTGGTCATTTATCGTTCAAGCTGCCAATCATTGGCACCCAGAAGCGGCTGAACTTGTTAAAGCATTCGATGCGATGCCCAACTGGTTGTTTGACGACTTAATGATTAGTTACTCCGTTCAAGGTGGTGGTGTTGGTCCTCATATAGACCAATACGATGTATTCATTGTTCAGGGTTTAGGGAAACGTCATTGGCGTGTAGGCGCGCTTGATGAAGGGCAATATAAAGAGACTTGCCGCCACTCTGTGCTTAGGCAAATTGAAGGATTTGAGCCTATCATCGACGACGTGCTCGAACCCGGTGACATTCTTTATATCCCACCCGGTTTTCCACACGATGGCTACGCCCTTCAACCTTCAATGAGTTACTCCGTCGGTTACCGTTCTCCTAAGCAGCAGGAACTTCTCTCCAATTTTGCGGATTACGTATTGGCTCATGATATGGGTGATCACCATCTGCATAACCCTGCTCAAGAAACACAAGAAACAAAAGGGGTCATTCAGGATAAAGACCTCAGTCAGTTAAAAGCCATGTTAAAAAACTCATTGAACGACGAAGCGACACTCGATAAGTTCATTGGCTGCCTAGTGAGCCAATCTCGCCATCAATTAGATATTGTCTCTGCTGAAGAGAAATGGACACCAGAGGAGCTACAAGGCTATCTACAAGAAGGTGGGGCTATTGAGCGTGTTTCCGGTCTTCGAGCGTATTACCATGAAAACAATCCGCTCACCGCTTATGTAAACGGTGATGTTGTTACTGTAGAAGAATCTCAACAAGAGCTCATACATACTCTGTGTGATCAAAGCGTCATCATTTGGGACGATATTGACAACTCCGGTGATGCAGGTACAGCACTCGACATCCTTAGTGATTTCGTCAATCGTGGATATTGGTTTACTCACGAGTAA
- a CDS encoding glycosyltransferase family 2 protein, with the protein MRDSIKISLVVPVFNEEEAIPLFYKTVKENSELSRYDIEILFINDGSTDLTESIIEALSVSDKNVISLSFTRNFGKEPALMAGLEHASGDAVIPIDVDLQDPIDVIPEMVDKWQAGADVVLAKRVDRTSDSVLKRNTAEMFYKIHNRISDLKIQENVGDFRLLSRDTVEHIKQLPERNLFMKGILSWVGGKVEIVEYTRNERAAGISKFNGWKLWNFAIEGITSFSTLPLRVWSYIGFFISFMSLCYGSWIILDKFINENPVPGFPTLIVAIVFLGGIQLIGIGIIGEYVGRLYIETKQRPRYLLKRRESSKEQKQKKGTLKSVDFSSSTQSNKASQKVNRP; encoded by the coding sequence ATGAGAGATAGCATTAAAATATCCTTGGTAGTTCCAGTTTTTAATGAAGAAGAGGCTATTCCTCTCTTTTATAAAACGGTAAAAGAAAATAGCGAACTTAGCCGCTATGACATTGAAATTTTGTTTATTAATGATGGAAGTACGGATCTTACCGAAAGCATTATTGAAGCATTATCAGTTAGCGATAAAAATGTCATCTCTTTGAGCTTTACTCGAAACTTCGGTAAAGAACCCGCACTAATGGCTGGATTGGAGCACGCTTCCGGTGACGCCGTTATTCCTATCGATGTAGATCTCCAAGACCCTATCGATGTGATCCCTGAAATGGTCGACAAATGGCAAGCAGGGGCAGACGTCGTGCTCGCCAAACGAGTCGATAGAACAAGTGACAGTGTATTAAAAAGAAACACCGCTGAAATGTTCTATAAAATACATAACCGAATAAGTGACTTGAAAATTCAAGAGAACGTCGGAGACTTCCGTTTACTTTCTCGCGACACCGTCGAGCATATCAAACAACTCCCTGAACGAAACCTATTCATGAAAGGTATTCTTTCATGGGTTGGTGGAAAAGTTGAAATAGTTGAATACACACGAAATGAGCGCGCGGCTGGTATATCTAAATTTAACGGCTGGAAACTTTGGAACTTTGCCATAGAGGGGATAACCAGTTTCTCGACTCTTCCACTTAGAGTATGGAGTTACATCGGGTTCTTTATTTCTTTTATGTCTCTGTGTTACGGCAGTTGGATTATTTTAGACAAATTCATCAATGAGAACCCTGTCCCTGGTTTCCCTACATTAATTGTCGCTATTGTATTCCTTGGTGGTATCCAGTTGATTGGAATAGGAATTATTGGGGAATATGTGGGTCGGTTATACATTGAAACCAAACAGCGGCCAAGATACCTCTTGAAAAGACGAGAATCGTCTAAAGAACAAAAGCAGAAAAAAGGCACTCTGAAAAGCGTCGACTTTTCCTCTTCAACTCAATCCAATAAAGCTTCTCAAAAGGTCAACAGACCCTAA